A stretch of DNA from Adhaeribacter swui:
GGCCTAGTGCTCGAGGTTCTGCAGGATAATCCAGAAGAGCATCCAGAGAAAAAGAGAAAGCGGAAACGAAAAGATTAATCACCTAAATTATAAAACCAATGAAAATCATAATTGCTAACCAAAAAGGAGGTGTGGGTAAATCTACTATTACCACCCTTCTAGCTAATTACCTAGTACTGGATAAAAAAGAGAATATTATCATTCTCGATATGGATTACCAGGAAACAGTGTTTGCCCGCTGGGAGGAAGACAAGCAAATGTATTTCAATGACCCATTGTACGAAGTGATGAAAGTGGATTTGGAAGAATATTCTAAGTATTCCCATGTTTTGAATGAAGTAAAAACGGAAGGTCATATTTTGCTCGATACACCCGGTAAGCTTGATGATGATAATATGCTGGCCATCATTAAAGATGCGGACCTAATTATATGCCCATTTGCCTACGAAAAGACTATTTTTGAAAGCTCGTTGTTTTTTTCCAAAGTAGCTCATCACGTAAATCCTAACATTAAGATTGTATACCTACCCACGAAAATCAAAGGAACGGTAAAGTATGAAACCGAAGGAAAGGTGAA
This window harbors:
- a CDS encoding ParA family protein is translated as MKIIIANQKGGVGKSTITTLLANYLVLDKKENIIILDMDYQETVFARWEEDKQMYFNDPLYEVMKVDLEEYSKYSHVLNEVKTEGHILLDTPGKLDDDNMLAIIKDADLIICPFAYEKTIFESSLFFSKVAHHVNPNIKIVYLPTKIKGTVKYETEGKVKEVLAAYGTIAPKIPDRVALERIDTVSISSEARSLIQEPFDYIYDSYLV